Proteins co-encoded in one Candidatus Thiodictyon syntrophicum genomic window:
- a CDS encoding IS1 family transposase, translating to MNGQWTCPHCNSQNCRHHKTYQTGHNGTRLLWRCQSCNRLFSETKATLIEGLRKPTSFIIQVLKTRTEGIGLNAACRAFAIAKNTLLLWERRLADCKDVLVIYALTHTFIEQLIEGDELYTKVNRNVPPEDCEGWTIVLMERASRFIWALQCGKKDRSLFSYAIQILRDVILRTGDVTLVTDGERRYGNLLFEICHEVLRTGKRGRPPKVLRRGVKVRLKNKGKGTDRTGHSRPKYETPHPEHPETDQDVTPADIHANHLEASNASFRRKNSAYRRRTNTYAKSISGLQRTLDMLWIVHNFIRSHFTTKQVPAVALGILQQGLSWDEVLRVRQPRL from the coding sequence ACAATGGACATGCCCTCATTGCAATTCACAGAATTGTCGGCATCACAAGACGTATCAAACCGGTCATAACGGTACGCGTTTGCTGTGGCGATGTCAAAGTTGCAATAGGCTCTTTTCCGAGACCAAAGCCACCCTTATCGAGGGGCTCAGGAAACCGACCAGCTTCATCATTCAAGTGCTCAAAACGCGCACTGAGGGGATCGGCTTGAACGCCGCCTGCCGGGCCTTCGCGATTGCGAAGAATACGTTGCTCCTATGGGAGCGTCGCCTGGCCGATTGCAAGGATGTGCTGGTCATATATGCCCTGACGCACACCTTTATTGAGCAACTGATCGAAGGTGATGAGCTTTATACGAAAGTGAATAGGAATGTCCCCCCGGAGGATTGTGAAGGCTGGACGATCGTACTGATGGAAAGGGCAAGTCGATTTATCTGGGCGCTTCAGTGCGGGAAAAAGGATCGCAGCCTATTTTCATATGCCATACAAATACTTAGAGATGTCATCCTGCGTACTGGCGATGTCACTCTAGTCACCGACGGGGAACGTCGGTATGGCAATCTCCTGTTTGAAATTTGCCACGAAGTATTGCGAACCGGAAAACGCGGCCGCCCACCGAAAGTGCTTCGTCGCGGTGTGAAGGTGCGCCTTAAGAATAAAGGGAAAGGAACTGATAGAACGGGGCACTCGCGTCCCAAATACGAAACCCCTCATCCGGAGCATCCAGAAACCGATCAAGATGTGACGCCAGCCGATATTCATGCTAATCATTTGGAAGCATCGAACGCTTCATTTCGGCGAAAGAATTCTGCTTATCGCCGCCGAACGAATACGTACGCGAAGAGCATTTCTGGTTTGCAAAGAACATTGGATATGTTGTGGATTGTCCATAACTTTATTCGCAGCCACTTCACGACAAAACAGGTTCCTGCGGTGGCTCTGGGGATTCTCCAGCAGGGACTCTCGTGGGATGAGGTCCTTAGAGTTCGACAGCCCAGGTTATAA